One window of Halorarum salinum genomic DNA carries:
- a CDS encoding ABC transporter permease subunit gives MRARYVGFRLAWTVFAAWLFVTALFLFLALTPDPNEAVVGWLAAQNGGHEAAVEAQAAYREARGRNRPLWDRYVGWLVAFLTLEFGHSFSYGTSVNAVLARTIPRTLAYVVPGVLVSAALSVAVGTVAALRGGISDAAGRLLGYVCLCLPAFVAGEALVLVTRRTDTPLDALVGYAIDLPLTAPSNLLALAPAAAILGINLFGAQVLWVRTESREIAAREFVKTLRANGVARRRVYRHVVRNAASPLLALVVSEVLVVLFVTVYVVEIVLGVPGVGTASYTGFLDRDVGLVLTTVSLLVVTALTANLLQDLASSALDPRVAGGGERR, from the coding sequence ATGAGGGCGCGATACGTCGGGTTCCGGCTGGCGTGGACGGTCTTCGCCGCGTGGCTGTTCGTGACCGCGCTGTTCCTCTTTCTCGCGCTGACGCCCGACCCGAACGAGGCGGTCGTCGGCTGGCTGGCCGCCCAGAACGGCGGCCACGAGGCGGCGGTCGAGGCGCAAGCGGCCTACCGGGAGGCGCGCGGGCGGAACCGCCCGCTGTGGGACCGCTACGTGGGCTGGCTCGTCGCGTTTCTCACCCTGGAGTTCGGCCACTCGTTCTCCTACGGGACGAGCGTCAACGCGGTCCTCGCGCGGACGATCCCCCGGACGCTGGCGTACGTCGTGCCGGGCGTGCTCGTCTCCGCCGCCCTGAGCGTCGCCGTCGGGACGGTCGCGGCGCTGCGCGGCGGCATCTCCGACGCCGCCGGCCGCCTCCTCGGCTACGTCTGCCTCTGTCTCCCCGCGTTCGTCGCCGGCGAGGCGCTCGTGCTCGTGACGCGCCGGACCGACACCCCGCTGGACGCGCTCGTCGGCTACGCCATCGACCTCCCGCTGACGGCGCCGTCGAACCTGCTCGCGCTCGCGCCCGCGGCGGCCATCCTGGGGATCAACCTCTTCGGGGCGCAGGTGCTGTGGGTGCGGACCGAGTCCCGGGAGATCGCCGCCCGGGAGTTCGTCAAGACGCTCCGGGCGAACGGCGTCGCGCGCCGGCGCGTGTACCGACACGTCGTCCGCAACGCGGCCTCGCCGCTCCTGGCGCTGGTCGTCTCGGAGGTGCTCGTCGTGCTGTTCGTCACCGTCTACGTCGTCGAGATCGTGCTCGGGGTTCCGGGCGTCGGGACGGCCTCCTACACGGGCTTTCTCGACCGGGACGTCGGCCTCGTCCTCACGACGGTGTCGCTGCTGGTCGTGACCGCGCTGACCGC
- a CDS encoding ABC transporter ATP-binding protein translates to MSDPLLAVDGLEKHYPVTEGLLNRRTGAVRAVDGVSFEVREGEVFGLLGESGCGKSTAARSLLRLEEPTGGTVRFGGEDVTGYDAGELRAFRRRAQLVLQNPADSFDPRMTVRESVAEPLRVHGVRDGDVRASVVTDLLDRVGLAPGHADRYPHELSGGQKQRAAIARALVLNPDLVVADEPVSALDVSIQAQVLELLGALRREFGLSVLLISHDMNVIRELCDRVGVMYAGELVEVGPTGTTFADPDHPYTRAMVEAVPSVGGSRAGDREGLAGEVPDPADPPSGCRFHPRCPSVVPPDDLSVERGAYRRLFRLALDVADGTVDLDAPRERAGEAPAGAGRDTSDADLPADGADLRALVREAYDVPVSVEDGTVPSAAAALVDAAAAIARGDRDPGLPSAAEPLWSPCATERPGTVGTGDDRRVTCHLHDDAVEAVPEAARR, encoded by the coding sequence GTGAGCGATCCGCTGCTCGCCGTCGACGGGCTGGAGAAGCACTACCCCGTCACGGAGGGGCTGTTGAACCGACGGACCGGCGCCGTTCGAGCGGTCGACGGCGTCAGCTTCGAGGTGCGGGAGGGGGAGGTGTTCGGCCTGCTCGGCGAGTCGGGCTGTGGCAAGTCGACGGCCGCGCGCAGCCTCCTCCGGCTGGAGGAGCCGACCGGCGGAACGGTCCGGTTCGGCGGCGAGGACGTGACCGGCTACGACGCCGGCGAACTCAGGGCGTTCCGGCGCCGGGCGCAACTCGTCCTCCAGAACCCGGCGGACAGCTTCGACCCCAGGATGACCGTCCGGGAGTCGGTCGCCGAACCGCTCCGGGTCCACGGCGTCCGCGACGGCGACGTCCGCGCGTCGGTCGTGACGGACCTGCTCGACCGGGTCGGGCTCGCGCCGGGCCACGCCGACCGCTACCCCCACGAGCTCTCCGGCGGGCAGAAGCAGCGCGCCGCCATCGCGCGGGCGCTGGTGTTGAACCCGGACCTCGTCGTCGCCGACGAGCCCGTGTCGGCGCTCGACGTCTCCATCCAGGCGCAGGTGCTCGAACTCCTCGGCGCCCTCCGGCGGGAGTTCGGGCTCTCCGTGCTGCTCATCAGTCACGACATGAACGTCATCAGGGAGCTCTGTGACCGCGTCGGCGTGATGTACGCCGGCGAACTCGTGGAGGTCGGCCCGACGGGGACGACGTTCGCGGACCCGGACCACCCCTACACGCGGGCGATGGTCGAGGCCGTGCCGAGCGTCGGCGGGTCGAGAGCGGGCGACCGCGAGGGGCTCGCCGGCGAGGTGCCCGACCCCGCGGACCCGCCGTCGGGCTGTCGGTTCCACCCGCGCTGCCCGTCGGTCGTACCCCCGGACGACCTGTCGGTCGAGCGGGGTGCGTACCGCCGGCTGTTCCGGCTCGCGCTCGACGTCGCGGACGGCACCGTCGACCTCGACGCCCCTCGGGAACGGGCGGGTGAGGCGCCGGCAGGGGCCGGCCGGGACACGAGCGATGCCGACCTGCCGGCCGACGGCGCCGACCTCCGGGCGCTGGTCCGCGAGGCGTACGACGTGCCGGTGTCGGTCGAGGACGGGACGGTCCCGTCGGCGGCCGCGGCGCTCGTCGACGCCGCGGCCGCGATCGCCCGCGGCGACCGCGACCCGGGCCTGCCGTCGGCGGCCGAACCGCTGTGGTCCCCCTGCGCCACGGAGCGCCCGGGGACGGTCGGAACCGGCGACGACCGCCGGGTCACCTGTCACCTGCACGACGACGCCGTCGAGGCGGTCCCGGAGGCGGCCCGGCGATGA
- a CDS encoding ABC transporter ATP-binding protein encodes MSDELLDVRNLRTTFGTRDGTVHAVDGLDLSVSPGETVCLVGESGSGKTVTCESITRLLAEPPARVEADRLRFDGEDLLDAPESSLREVRGDGIAYVFQNPQNALDPVYTVRAHVVEALRAHRDVGRERARERAVELLAEVGIPNPRERCAEYPHQFSGGMRQRVLIAMALAADPDVLIADEPTTALDVTTEAAILDLFADLAAELDVGVLLVTHDLGVVYEVADRVIVLYGGKVMETGSAASVFENPTHPYTRGLLASLPGRGDEMRPIEGEPPDPADPPSGCRFHPRCPDAVDACRGGDQPPLHELGRAEGRRVSCVYYDDSVNADPASLDGGGATPSADSSSSGTPASAADDAVGGEP; translated from the coding sequence ATGAGCGACGAACTGCTGGACGTCAGGAACCTCCGGACGACGTTCGGGACGCGGGACGGCACCGTCCACGCCGTCGACGGATTGGACCTGTCGGTCTCGCCGGGCGAGACGGTGTGTCTCGTCGGCGAGTCCGGGTCGGGCAAGACGGTCACCTGCGAGTCGATCACCCGCCTTCTCGCCGAACCGCCCGCCCGGGTCGAGGCCGACCGCCTCCGGTTCGACGGCGAGGACCTCCTCGACGCCCCGGAGTCGTCCCTGCGGGAGGTCCGCGGCGACGGCATCGCCTACGTGTTCCAGAACCCCCAGAACGCGCTCGACCCCGTGTACACCGTCCGCGCGCACGTCGTCGAGGCGCTCCGCGCCCACCGCGACGTGGGCCGGGAGCGGGCCCGCGAGCGCGCGGTCGAACTGCTCGCGGAGGTGGGCATTCCGAACCCGCGCGAGCGCTGCGCCGAGTACCCCCACCAGTTCTCGGGCGGGATGCGCCAGCGCGTCCTCATCGCGATGGCGCTGGCCGCCGACCCCGACGTGCTGATCGCCGACGAGCCGACCACCGCGCTCGACGTCACGACCGAGGCGGCGATCCTCGACCTGTTCGCCGACCTCGCGGCCGAGCTCGACGTGGGCGTCCTGCTCGTCACCCACGACCTCGGCGTCGTCTACGAGGTCGCCGACCGCGTGATCGTCCTCTACGGCGGGAAGGTCATGGAGACCGGATCGGCCGCGTCCGTCTTCGAGAACCCGACCCACCCCTACACCCGGGGGCTGCTCGCGAGCCTGCCGGGCCGGGGGGACGAGATGCGTCCCATCGAGGGGGAGCCGCCCGACCCCGCGGACCCGCCGTCGGGCTGTCGGTTCCACCCGCGCTGTCCCGACGCCGTCGACGCCTGCCGGGGCGGCGACCAGCCGCCCCTCCACGAGCTCGGCCGGGCGGAGGGCCGGCGCGTCTCCTGCGTCTACTACGACGACTCGGTGAACGCGGACCCCGCGTCGCTGGACGGTGGAGGGGCGACCCCCAGCGCCGATTCGTCGTCGTCGGGCACCCCGGCGTCGGCGGCCGACGACGCCGTCGGGGGTGAGCCGTGA
- a CDS encoding arsenate-mycothiol transferase ArsC has product MTDTTNEAGTDATRIAFVCVRNAGRSQMAAAFAERERDRRGLTDRVEILTGGTHPAEAVHPVVVDAMAELDVDLSGRTPREIPPAELRTCDHVATMGCSTLDVSGAESDVALHEWDLPDPGGRELAEVRGVRTTVERRVRDLFDELHLR; this is encoded by the coding sequence ATGACCGATACCACGAACGAGGCCGGAACCGACGCGACCCGCATCGCCTTCGTCTGCGTGCGGAACGCCGGCCGGTCCCAGATGGCCGCCGCCTTCGCCGAGCGCGAACGCGACCGGCGGGGGCTGACCGACCGGGTCGAGATCCTGACCGGCGGCACGCACCCGGCGGAGGCGGTGCATCCGGTCGTGGTCGACGCGATGGCCGAACTCGACGTCGACCTGTCGGGCCGGACGCCGAGGGAGATCCCGCCCGCGGAACTCCGGACCTGCGACCACGTCGCCACGATGGGCTGTTCGACGCTGGACGTGAGCGGGGCCGAATCCGACGTCGCCCTACACGAGTGGGACCTCCCCGACCCGGGCGGGCGCGAACTGGCCGAGGTCCGAGGAGTCCGGACGACCGTCGAGCGCCGCGTCCGCGACCTGTTCGACGAACTCCACCTCCGGTAG
- the arsB gene encoding ACR3 family arsenite efflux transporter has product MSSDLGVLDRYLTLWIGLAMALGVGIGYVAPGAADLLNAVTWNGTSLPIAVGLFAMIYPIMAAIDYDRVPRVTRTARREIALTLAFNWLVAPFVMYGLATTFLGGHPAFVTGLVIVGIAPCIAMVLVWNELAAGNGELCAVCVGVNSLLQIALFVPYAFLFLTVLRGTAVDVSTGLIAQTVLVFLGGPLVLGYLTRRVAFRTVGREAYESRILPRISPLGLLGLLFTVVAMFALKGEYIVTNPETIALIAAPLFVFFAGTWALAYGASAALGFEYAEGVSVAFTASSNNFELAIAVAVAVFGVASDVALATVVGPLIEVPVMLALVRVALATKDRVFPAGLGTGGVASSD; this is encoded by the coding sequence GTGAGCTCCGACCTCGGCGTCCTCGACCGCTATCTCACGCTGTGGATCGGGCTGGCGATGGCGCTCGGCGTCGGGATCGGCTACGTCGCGCCGGGCGCGGCCGACCTGTTGAACGCGGTCACGTGGAACGGGACGAGCCTCCCCATCGCGGTCGGACTGTTCGCGATGATCTACCCGATCATGGCGGCGATCGACTACGACCGGGTGCCGCGCGTGACCCGGACCGCCCGCCGGGAGATCGCGCTGACGCTCGCGTTCAACTGGCTGGTCGCGCCGTTCGTGATGTACGGGCTGGCGACGACGTTCCTCGGCGGCCACCCCGCGTTCGTCACCGGGCTCGTGATCGTCGGCATCGCGCCCTGCATCGCGATGGTGCTCGTCTGGAACGAACTCGCCGCGGGCAACGGGGAGCTGTGTGCCGTCTGCGTCGGCGTGAACAGCCTGCTCCAGATCGCGCTGTTCGTCCCGTACGCGTTCCTCTTCCTGACGGTCCTCCGCGGGACGGCGGTGGACGTCTCGACCGGGCTCATCGCGCAGACGGTGCTCGTCTTCCTCGGCGGGCCGCTCGTGCTCGGCTACCTCACCCGGCGGGTCGCGTTCCGGACGGTCGGCCGCGAGGCGTACGAGTCGCGGATTCTCCCCAGGATCTCGCCGCTCGGCCTCCTCGGACTGCTGTTCACGGTCGTCGCGATGTTCGCGCTGAAGGGGGAGTACATCGTGACCAACCCCGAGACCATCGCGCTGATCGCCGCCCCGCTGTTCGTCTTCTTCGCGGGGACGTGGGCGCTCGCCTACGGCGCATCGGCCGCGCTCGGGTTCGAGTACGCCGAGGGCGTCAGCGTCGCGTTCACCGCCTCCTCGAACAACTTCGAACTCGCCATCGCCGTCGCGGTCGCCGTCTTCGGCGTCGCCAGCGACGTCGCGCTCGCGACCGTCGTCGGCCCGCTCATCGAGGTGCCGGTGATGCTCGCGCTCGTCCGGGTCGCGCTGGCGACGAAGGACCGCGTCTTCCCCGCCGGGCTCGGAACCGGCGGGGTCGCCTCCTCCGACTGA
- a CDS encoding ArsR/SmtB family transcription factor, which produces MTESTDRLERLIADEIGECCAADLDDRLAELDSLRGAADLGVAAADARVLSALGNDTRYAVVRLLAAADGALCVCEFDPLLDVSESAVSHALSDLTDAGLLTRRKEGKWRYYDTTDRADALVAALDSTRGGGGAAGDAGIAARDAGTGGSA; this is translated from the coding sequence ATGACCGAATCGACCGACCGGCTCGAACGGCTCATCGCCGACGAGATCGGCGAGTGCTGCGCGGCCGACCTCGACGACCGCCTCGCGGAACTGGACTCGCTGCGAGGGGCGGCCGACCTCGGCGTCGCGGCGGCCGACGCGCGCGTCCTCTCGGCGCTCGGGAACGACACGCGCTACGCCGTCGTCCGCCTGCTCGCCGCCGCGGACGGCGCGCTGTGCGTCTGCGAGTTCGACCCCCTGCTCGACGTGAGCGAGTCGGCGGTGAGCCACGCGCTCTCGGACCTGACCGACGCGGGCCTGCTGACGCGGCGCAAGGAGGGGAAATGGCGCTACTACGACACCACCGACCGGGCCGACGCGCTCGTGGCGGCGCTGGACTCCACCCGCGGGGGCGGGGGCGCTGCCGGCGACGCCGGGATCGCCGCCCGCGACGCCGGGACCGGGGGCTCCGCGTGA
- a CDS encoding zinc ribbon domain-containing protein: protein MFPRSLLSELAKPLLAIPVLAAVFLLIVTGPLGWVMLALFLLAGLAVRAAWTDDADAVPEKVNCPDCGARVAAGRDACDYCGASLDSPT from the coding sequence ATGTTCCCCCGAAGCCTGCTCTCGGAACTCGCCAAACCCCTCCTCGCCATCCCGGTACTGGCGGCCGTCTTCCTCCTGATCGTCACGGGCCCGCTCGGCTGGGTGATGCTCGCGCTGTTCCTGCTGGCCGGCCTCGCCGTCCGCGCCGCGTGGACCGACGACGCCGACGCGGTCCCCGAGAAGGTGAACTGCCCCGACTGTGGCGCCCGCGTCGCCGCCGGGCGGGACGCCTGCGACTACTGCGGGGCGTCGCTCGACTCCCCGACCTGA